Sequence from the Rhodococcus jostii RHA1 genome:
GGTGAGACCGGCTGTAGGTGCGGACTCGGCGATCTCGCTGGGCTCCACGTGACCGGGCTGACCGGTCTTGGGGGTGAGGACCCACACGAATCCCTCGTCGGCCAGGGGGCCGATGGCATCCATGAGGGCGTCGACGAGGTCTCCGTCTTCGTCGCGCCACCACAGCAGCACGACGTCGATCACCTCGTCGGAATCCTCGTCAAGCAGTTCTCCACCGATGGTGTCCTCGACCGCGGCACGCAGGTCGTCGTCGGTGTCCTCGTCCCAGCCCAGTTCCTGTACCGCCATGTCGGCAGTGATCCCGAGTTTCTGAGCGTAGTTTTGGGCGTCCGCCGCGGCGACCACGGTGGGGTCCTCCTTTTGTTGACGGTGCTCGGATACCCGAACACCTGCCGGATGAAGATCAATTAGGTGAAAGCGAACATGCTCGAACGCTTTCGCGCAAGCCGACCACGCGAATTTTTCTCAGAAAGTAGTGATGCGTGGTCATCGACCGAGCCTACGGTGCGGGAGTCACGATGTGGGGCAGGCTCCCCGAATCGAGTCGCTGAGCTCGTCTCCACGGCTCGCGAGTGTGTTCAGAATGTCACCGCGCTGCCCGCCGTCGACCGCGGTCGCGAGTTCCCGGTAGTTGTTCGCGTAATCGGTGAGCAGTCCGGTCAGCTCCGCGGGAAGTGCGGGCGTGGCGGCATTCGCCCCGTCGGCCGCCGCCCGAAGGGCTGCCGCCGCGGCGCTCGCCTTCGCACCGGTGTCTGCGGCGTCGGCGTTGGCGGCGTCGATGAAGGCGTTGTAGCTGTCGATGGTGTCGCCGGCACGGTTCACGAACATCGTGCACTGCTCCACGAGCGCCTCCCGCTCGGCCGCGGCCTTCTGGGAGGACGACGCGGCCACCGATGAGGACGTCGCCTCCGCGGCGTACTCGGCGGCCTGAGAATCGTTTTGCTGCGCGGTCCCCTCGACCGCGCCGCCGCATCCGGCGATGACGCCCACACCGACGATCGCCGCGACGGCAGCACTCGCCGGCCCCCAGCGGCGCGTCGACGTGCGCATTCGTCTCCCCCATGTTTTCGACGGCATCGACAAGTTCAACATTCGGCCCCGGATCTGCGCAAACGCTACCGGAGAGTAACCCGAACACAGTGTGCCGACTGCGCCGCGATGGTGAAAGATGAGGGTCGCGCCATATTCATAAAGGAGATGGGTCGGGCCTAACAAGGCCGCGATCGCATGGAGAGGACGCCACACCGCGCGTCCCACCACAATGAGGAGCAACGTTGTCAGACCTGATCCAGGGACCCGCGTCTCAACCGGATTCCGCCACACCCGGCGCCGGAGCGGCCCAACCTTCCAACCCCAGTGCGACCCCGGGTTCCGACGCCCGCGTTCGCGTCATCCGTGAGGGTGTTGCGTCTTATCTGCCGGATATCGACCCGGACGAGACCACGGAGTGGTTGGAATCGTTCGACGGACTGTTGGACCGGTCCGGACCGACTCGTGCCCGGTATCTGATGTTGCGGATGCTCGAGCGGGCCGGGGAGAAGCACGTCGCGTTGCCGGCGTTGACGTCGACCGATTATGTGAACACCATCCCGACGGAGAACGAGCCGTGGTTCCCCGGGGACGAGGAGACCGAGCGCCGGTATCGGGCGTTCATCCGGTGGAACGCGGCGGTGATGGTGACCCGCGCGCAACGCCCCGGGGTCGGGGTCGGTGGTCACATTTCGACGTATGCGTCGTCGGCGGCCCTGTACGAGGTGGGGTTCAACCACTTCTTCCGCGGCAAGGACCATCCCGGGGGTGGGGATCAGATCTTCATCCAGGGCCACGCCTCGCCGGGCATCTACGCCCGCGCGTTTTTGGAGGGGCGGATCCCGGCGGAGCGGATGGACGGGTTCCGGCAGGAACACTCGCACGCCGATCAGGGCGGCGGGTTGCCGTCGTACCCGCACCCGCGGCTGCTGCCGGATTTCTGGGAGTTCCCGACCGTGTCGATGGGGTTGGGCCCGATGAACGCGATCTACCAGGCGAGGTTCAACCACTACCTGCACGACCGCGGCATCAAGGACACCGCCGATCAGCACGTGTGGGCGTTTCTGGGTGACGGGGAGATGGACGAACCCGAATCCCGCGGCCTGGCGCACGTGGCGGCCACCGAGGGCCTCG
This genomic interval carries:
- a CDS encoding DUF3052 domain-containing protein, which codes for MVAAADAQNYAQKLGITADMAVQELGWDEDTDDDLRAAVEDTIGGELLDEDSDEVIDVVLLWWRDEDGDLVDALMDAIGPLADEGFVWVLTPKTGQPGHVEPSEIAESAPTAGLTQTSAANLGDWSGSRLVQPKSRPANKR